Proteins encoded by one window of Streptomyces sp. NBC_01477:
- a CDS encoding AfsR/SARP family transcriptional regulator codes for MANHKVNVDTPAIGAELSGDPRSRLDGEERPGPGNGDARRIAELEREVWELRRTNEFLKVYFAKELDLDPKTPPAARVVGTIGDRIHADAVAAAAPAPPGTVRWTPAQPPRIPDTPQPMAEFRALGPIEAVVGGRLVDPGAPKQRALLALLVSKVGQPVAVDMIVEELWTGNPPPSAITSLQAYVANLRRVLEPHRAPRTPATVLRTYGRGYLLDNRVVEVDVHRFSERATAGWQALDWGEPQQAVREFEAGLALWRGQAYAEVADTTYVRPDVARLEELRLSVVEGRCAALLAVGAHEMAVAELEAFTRAHPLREYGCELLSLALYRAGRQADALAVLRTNQKRLADELGIDPRPALQHLENEILNHAPALDWRPHPRAVAKSA; via the coding sequence ATGGCGAACCATAAAGTCAACGTCGATACGCCAGCCATCGGCGCTGAGTTAAGCGGCGACCCCAGGTCGCGGCTCGATGGCGAGGAGCGGCCGGGACCCGGCAATGGAGATGCGCGGCGCATCGCGGAGCTGGAACGTGAAGTGTGGGAGCTGCGCCGCACCAACGAGTTTTTGAAAGTGTATTTCGCAAAAGAACTCGACCTTGATCCGAAAACCCCGCCGGCCGCCCGGGTGGTCGGTACGATCGGCGACAGAATCCACGCCGACGCCGTCGCGGCGGCGGCTCCCGCGCCGCCCGGCACGGTGCGATGGACGCCCGCACAGCCGCCGCGTATTCCGGACACCCCGCAACCCATGGCGGAGTTCCGGGCACTTGGCCCGATCGAGGCGGTCGTGGGCGGCCGGCTGGTCGATCCGGGAGCGCCCAAGCAGCGCGCATTGCTGGCGCTGCTGGTCAGCAAGGTGGGGCAGCCGGTGGCCGTCGACATGATCGTCGAAGAGCTGTGGACCGGAAATCCCCCGCCGTCGGCGATCACCTCGCTCCAGGCCTATGTGGCCAATTTGCGACGGGTGCTGGAGCCGCATCGCGCGCCGCGGACGCCCGCCACTGTTCTGCGTACCTACGGCCGCGGCTATCTGCTGGACAACCGTGTCGTCGAAGTCGACGTCCACCGCTTCAGCGAGCGCGCGACCGCCGGATGGCAGGCGCTGGACTGGGGCGAACCGCAGCAGGCGGTGCGGGAGTTCGAGGCGGGACTCGCCCTGTGGCGGGGCCAGGCCTACGCCGAGGTGGCCGACACCACCTATGTGCGGCCCGACGTGGCCCGGCTGGAGGAGCTGCGGCTGTCGGTGGTCGAGGGCCGCTGCGCGGCGCTGCTCGCGGTGGGCGCCCACGAGATGGCCGTGGCGGAACTGGAGGCCTTCACCCGGGCCCACCCGTTGCGTGAGTACGGCTGTGAGCTGCTGAGCCTGGCGCTCTACCGGGCCGGCCGGCAGGCCGACGCGCTGGCGGTGCTGCGCACCAACCAGAAGCGGCTGGCCGACGAGCTGGGGATCGACCCGAGACCGGCGCTCCAGCACCTGGAGAACGAGATACTGAACCACGCGCCCGCGCTGGACTGGCGGCCCCATCCCAGGGCGGTCGCCAAGTCGGCCTGA
- a CDS encoding MFS transporter, giving the protein MSTRSAAPAAGPGSGAAGPPAADSRRWLILIVICTAYLMITLDVTVMNLALPSAQDALHFSNADKQWVVTAYALSFGSLLLFCGRLADLIGRKEAFVIGLVGFAGASAVGGASNSFGMLVTARACQGAFAALLAPTALSLLATTFSDPKERGKAFGAFSAVAASGGGLGLLIGGALTSGLSWRWCMYVNLLFAAFAVAGALTLLARQPRTGARMDIPGVVLGSGGMFCVVYGFSNAASHSWHATSTWGVLAVGGVLLVAFALWQLRAADPLLPPRVVLDRNRGGAYLTALIVGVGMFGVLLFLIYYMQTDLGYSAITSGVALLPMVGVTAVASNVGNIVVMPKSGPRPLVAGGLLLNAAGLAWLTRIGPDSGYATALLGPTMVFGLGMGFIYAAALRTGTSGVTPRDAGIASAAISTGQQLGGAIGTALLNTIAASATTDYLSSHVHAKPTAAQIHLATIHGYTTVFWWCTAIFAVGAVVCGAILRGGPLPAPAYAPAAKPAAPAETARS; this is encoded by the coding sequence ATGTCCACACGGAGTGCGGCACCCGCGGCGGGACCGGGGTCGGGTGCGGCCGGGCCACCGGCCGCCGATTCACGGCGGTGGCTGATCCTCATCGTCATCTGCACCGCCTACCTCATGATCACCCTCGATGTGACGGTGATGAACCTCGCGCTGCCGTCGGCCCAGGACGCGCTGCACTTCTCGAACGCGGACAAGCAGTGGGTCGTGACCGCGTACGCGCTGTCCTTCGGCAGCCTGCTGCTGTTCTGCGGGCGGCTGGCCGACCTGATCGGCCGCAAGGAGGCCTTCGTCATCGGCCTGGTCGGCTTCGCGGGCGCCTCTGCCGTCGGCGGCGCCTCGAACAGCTTCGGCATGCTGGTGACGGCCCGCGCCTGCCAGGGCGCCTTCGCCGCGCTGCTGGCGCCGACCGCCCTGTCCCTGCTGGCCACGACGTTCAGCGACCCCAAGGAGCGCGGCAAGGCCTTCGGCGCCTTCAGCGCGGTCGCGGCCAGCGGCGGCGGCCTGGGCCTGCTCATCGGCGGTGCGCTGACCTCGGGCCTGTCCTGGCGCTGGTGCATGTACGTCAACCTGCTCTTCGCCGCCTTCGCGGTGGCCGGCGCGCTGACGCTGCTGGCCAGGCAGCCCAGGACCGGCGCCCGGATGGACATCCCCGGTGTGGTGCTGGGCTCCGGCGGGATGTTCTGCGTGGTCTACGGCTTCTCCAACGCGGCTTCGCACAGCTGGCACGCGACCTCGACCTGGGGCGTACTCGCGGTCGGCGGGGTGCTGCTGGTGGCCTTCGCCCTGTGGCAGCTGCGCGCCGCGGACCCGCTGCTGCCGCCCCGGGTCGTGCTGGACCGCAACCGCGGCGGGGCCTACCTCACCGCGCTGATCGTCGGCGTCGGCATGTTCGGCGTCCTGCTGTTCCTCATCTACTACATGCAGACCGACCTGGGGTACTCGGCGATCACCTCGGGCGTCGCCCTGCTGCCGATGGTCGGCGTCACCGCCGTGGCGAGCAACGTCGGCAACATCGTGGTGATGCCGAAGTCCGGCCCGCGCCCGCTGGTCGCCGGCGGCCTGCTGCTCAACGCGGCCGGCCTGGCCTGGCTGACCAGGATCGGCCCCGACTCGGGCTACGCGACGGCCCTGCTCGGGCCGACCATGGTGTTCGGGCTCGGCATGGGCTTCATCTACGCGGCGGCGCTGCGTACCGGCACCTCCGGGGTGACACCGCGCGACGCGGGCATCGCCTCGGCGGCCATCAGCACCGGGCAGCAGCTCGGCGGCGCGATCGGCACCGCGCTGCTCAACACCATCGCCGCCAGCGCCACCACCGACTACCTGAGCAGCCACGTGCACGCGAAGCCCACGGCGGCGCAGATCCACCTCGCGACGATCCACGGCTACACCACCGTCTTCTGGTGGTGCACCGCCATCTTCGCGGTCGGCGCGGTCGTGTGCGGAGCGATCCTGCGCGGCGGCCCGCTGCCCGCGCCCGCCTACGCGCCCGCCGCCAAGCCGGCCGCGCCGGCCGAGACCGCACGGTCCTGA
- a CDS encoding aromatic prenyltransferase produces MSGAAEVERVYSAMEEAAQLLDVACSRDKIRPILTAFQDTLADGVIVFSMASGRHATELDFSISVPAEHGDPYAAALASGLIEGQDHPVGDLLADTQKALPVSMFAVDGEVTGGFKKTYAFFPTDNMPGVAQLIDIPSMPPSVAENAELFARYGLDKVQMTSIDYKRRQVNLYFSNLSSAYLQPGPVLELVRELGLHVPGEAGLEFVKRSFALYPTLSWDSGKIERLCFAVISTDPTLVPATDEADIAQFSTYANNAPYAYAGEKRTLVYGLTLSPTEEYYKLGAYYQISDIQRKLLKAFDALTD; encoded by the coding sequence ATGTCCGGAGCCGCTGAAGTCGAGCGCGTGTATTCGGCCATGGAGGAAGCGGCCCAACTGCTGGATGTGGCCTGCTCACGTGACAAGATCCGGCCGATCCTGACCGCGTTCCAGGACACACTCGCCGACGGCGTGATCGTCTTCTCGATGGCGAGCGGACGGCACGCGACAGAGCTCGACTTCAGCATCTCGGTGCCGGCCGAGCACGGCGACCCGTACGCCGCCGCTCTGGCGAGCGGCCTCATCGAGGGCCAGGACCACCCGGTCGGCGATCTGCTCGCGGACACCCAGAAGGCCCTTCCGGTGTCCATGTTCGCCGTCGACGGCGAGGTCACCGGCGGCTTCAAGAAGACCTACGCCTTCTTCCCCACGGACAACATGCCGGGTGTCGCGCAGCTGATCGACATCCCGTCCATGCCGCCGAGCGTGGCCGAGAACGCCGAGCTGTTCGCCCGCTACGGCCTCGACAAAGTGCAGATGACCTCGATCGACTACAAGCGCCGCCAGGTGAACCTGTACTTCAGCAACCTCTCCTCCGCGTACCTCCAGCCCGGGCCCGTCCTGGAGCTGGTGCGCGAGCTGGGGCTGCACGTCCCGGGTGAGGCGGGGCTGGAGTTCGTCAAGCGGTCCTTCGCCCTCTACCCCACCCTCAGCTGGGACTCCGGGAAGATCGAGCGGCTGTGCTTCGCGGTGATCTCCACCGACCCGACGCTGGTGCCCGCCACCGACGAGGCGGACATCGCGCAGTTCTCGACGTACGCGAACAACGCCCCGTACGCGTACGCCGGCGAGAAGCGCACGCTCGTCTACGGCCTCACGCTCTCGCCGACCGAGGAGTACTACAAGCTCGGGGCGTACTACCAGATCAGCGACATCCAGCGGAAGCTGCTGAAGGCCTTCGACGCCCTCACCGACTGA
- a CDS encoding sigma-70 family RNA polymerase sigma factor produces MNEHDLLAKRFETDRPRLRAVAYRMLGSLAEADDAVQEAWIRLSRADADAVENLSGWLTTIVARVSLNMLKSRKSRREDLMDADEAGGTHRADARADPEQEALLADSVGLALLVVLDTLTPVERLAFVLHDMFAVPFEEIAPIVDRSPAAARQLASRARRRVQQVGSDAGAEGPGAKGAGPKGAAPKSAVSKGAQEDSADAVQAGKADLVRAFLAASREGQFEALLAMLDPDIVVRTDQAAIKMGSDADVSIEAELRGSDAVTRAFVNRVWSPVPALIDGVPGLIWSQDGETRAAFRFTTEDGRITAIDVQAELAGLRITVS; encoded by the coding sequence ATGAACGAACACGACTTGCTGGCCAAACGATTCGAAACCGACCGCCCCCGGCTGCGCGCGGTGGCGTACCGGATGCTCGGCTCGCTCGCGGAGGCGGACGACGCCGTTCAGGAAGCCTGGATCAGACTGAGCCGCGCGGACGCCGACGCCGTGGAGAATCTCAGCGGCTGGCTCACGACGATTGTCGCCCGCGTGTCCCTGAACATGCTCAAGTCCCGCAAGTCCCGCCGCGAGGACCTCATGGACGCGGACGAGGCGGGCGGGACGCACCGGGCGGACGCGAGAGCCGACCCCGAGCAGGAGGCGCTGCTCGCCGATTCCGTCGGCCTCGCCCTGCTCGTCGTCCTCGACACGCTCACGCCCGTGGAGAGACTGGCGTTCGTCCTGCACGACATGTTCGCGGTCCCGTTCGAGGAGATCGCGCCCATAGTGGACCGCTCCCCGGCCGCGGCCCGCCAACTGGCCAGCCGCGCCCGCCGCCGGGTCCAGCAGGTCGGCTCCGACGCCGGCGCCGAAGGGCCGGGTGCCAAGGGCGCGGGTCCCAAGGGGGCGGCTCCCAAAAGCGCCGTGTCCAAGGGCGCCCAGGAGGACAGCGCCGACGCCGTCCAGGCGGGCAAGGCCGACTTGGTCCGCGCCTTCCTGGCGGCCTCCCGCGAGGGCCAGTTCGAGGCGCTGCTCGCCATGCTCGACCCGGACATCGTGGTCCGCACCGACCAGGCCGCCATCAAGATGGGCTCCGACGCCGATGTGTCCATAGAAGCCGAGCTGCGCGGCTCCGACGCCGTCACCCGCGCCTTCGTCAACCGCGTCTGGTCCCCGGTCCCGGCCCTCATCGACGGGGTCCCGGGCCTGATCTGGTCGCAGGACGGCGAGACGCGGGCCGCGTTCCGCTTCACCACCGAGGACGGCAGGATCACCGCCATCGACGTCCAGGCCGAACTGGCGGGCCTCCGGATCACCGTGAGCTGA
- a CDS encoding FAD-dependent monooxygenase gives MEAIEVPVLIVGGGGCGLSASVFLSDHGVDHLLVERHTDTSKLPKAHYLNQRTMEIFRQHGLAEAVTERAAPLEKFGKVRWQTTLTGDGPLDTKVIHEMDAFGGGALTEPYAKAGPILPIKLPQLRLEPILRSHAEQRNPGRIRFGHDLVSFSDDGDRVTAEIRDLATGETTSVVARHVIAADGGRTIGPALGVEMQGVTRMVDVTTAYFSADLSPWWHEGTIITWFLNPYRPDLSSTLLEMGPSWGRNCEEWGLHFVPGGADPNDPHAISARIREVLGLPELDLTLHKVSYWSVEGVLADRYREGRVLIVGDAAHRQPPTTGLGLNGGIQDVHNLAWKLAAVVSGRADDSLLDTYEAERRPLGKRNVDWGLSTWFHHRLMTEAAVGLGAHIPPERRPSAFAAYFDPSPVGEAVRARAAEIFGTHRAECQAHDLEIGFNYEEGALIPDGSQPPPRAPMADVHHPTTRPGHLLAHAWIERDGHRLSTHDLTGSGTSFALLTGPAGTAWSEAAAQVAEKFSIPIVTAAIGDGAHYADTDGGWAAVREITDEGAILVRPDNHVAWRSTGAGDSPADVLGEAISRILEHKATDGR, from the coding sequence ATGGAGGCTATCGAGGTTCCGGTTCTGATTGTGGGCGGCGGCGGGTGCGGCCTGTCCGCGTCCGTCTTCCTGTCCGACCACGGCGTCGACCACCTGCTGGTGGAACGGCACACGGACACGTCGAAGCTGCCCAAGGCGCACTACCTCAACCAGCGCACCATGGAGATCTTCCGCCAGCACGGCCTGGCGGAGGCCGTGACCGAGCGGGCGGCACCGCTGGAGAAGTTCGGCAAGGTGCGCTGGCAGACCACGCTGACCGGCGACGGGCCGCTGGACACGAAGGTCATCCACGAGATGGACGCCTTCGGCGGCGGCGCGCTGACCGAGCCGTACGCGAAGGCCGGCCCCATCCTGCCCATCAAGCTCCCGCAGCTGCGGCTGGAGCCGATCCTGCGCAGCCACGCCGAGCAGCGCAATCCCGGGCGGATCCGGTTCGGCCACGACCTGGTCTCCTTCTCCGACGACGGCGACCGCGTCACCGCGGAGATCCGCGACCTCGCGACCGGCGAGACCACTAGCGTCGTCGCACGGCACGTCATCGCGGCCGACGGCGGCCGGACGATCGGACCCGCGCTCGGCGTGGAGATGCAGGGCGTGACGCGGATGGTCGACGTCACCACCGCCTACTTCTCCGCCGACCTGTCGCCGTGGTGGCACGAGGGCACGATCATCACCTGGTTCCTCAACCCCTACCGCCCCGACCTGTCCAGCACCCTGCTGGAGATGGGGCCGAGCTGGGGCAGGAACTGCGAGGAGTGGGGCCTGCACTTCGTCCCGGGCGGCGCCGACCCCAACGACCCGCACGCGATCTCCGCCAGGATCCGCGAGGTCCTGGGCCTGCCGGAGCTGGACCTGACGCTGCACAAGGTGTCGTACTGGAGCGTCGAGGGCGTACTCGCCGACCGCTACCGGGAAGGGCGCGTGCTGATCGTCGGCGACGCCGCCCACCGCCAGCCGCCGACCACCGGGCTCGGCCTGAACGGCGGCATCCAGGACGTGCACAACCTCGCCTGGAAGCTCGCCGCCGTGGTCTCCGGCCGCGCGGACGACAGCCTGCTCGACACCTACGAGGCGGAGCGCCGGCCGCTGGGCAAGCGGAACGTGGACTGGGGCCTTTCCACCTGGTTCCACCACCGGCTCATGACCGAGGCCGCCGTCGGCCTGGGCGCGCACATCCCGCCGGAGCGCCGGCCCTCGGCCTTCGCCGCGTACTTCGACCCGTCACCGGTCGGCGAGGCCGTACGGGCGCGGGCGGCGGAGATCTTCGGCACCCACCGCGCCGAATGCCAGGCGCACGACCTGGAGATCGGCTTCAACTACGAGGAGGGCGCGCTCATCCCGGACGGCAGCCAGCCGCCGCCGCGCGCCCCCATGGCCGACGTCCACCACCCCACGACCCGCCCGGGCCACCTGCTGGCCCACGCGTGGATCGAACGCGACGGGCACCGCCTGTCCACCCATGACCTGACCGGGTCCGGGACCTCCTTCGCGCTGCTGACCGGCCCGGCGGGAACCGCCTGGAGCGAGGCCGCGGCGCAGGTCGCGGAGAAGTTCTCGATCCCGATCGTCACCGCCGCCATCGGGGACGGCGCGCACTACGCCGACACCGACGGCGGGTGGGCCGCCGTACGGGAGATCACCGACGAGGGCGCCATCCTGGTGCGCCCCGACAACCACGTGGCATGGCGCAGCACCGGCGCCGGCGACAGCCCGGCGGACGTCCTGGGAGAGGCGATCTCCCGAATTCTGGAGCACAAGGCCACTGACGGGCGGTAG
- the dxs gene encoding 1-deoxy-D-xylulose-5-phosphate synthase, whose translation MTLLDSLRGPQDLKGLGPEELTVLAAEIRDRLISTVSANSGHLGPNLGVVELTIALHRVFDSPRDPLVFDTGHQSYVHKLLTGRQAEFGTLRQPGGMSGYPSRAESAHDHVENSHASTSMSYADGLAKAFRLRGELDRTAVAVIGDGALTGGMAWEALNNIAAAKDNRVVIVVNDNGRSYAPTHGALAAHLAHVRTTRRYESVLDSVKTTLPRAPLVGTPLYETLHGIKKGIKDVLQPQVMFEDLGLKYVGPIDGHDEAGVERALADARGFGGPVIVHVLTRKGYGYPPAENNDEDRLHQVAAGTDPLTGTTVKAAARTWSHVFADEILRIAGRRQDVVAITAAMLHPTGLAPFAAAYPDRVFDVGIAEQHAVTSAAGLAMGGMHPVVALYSTFLNRAFDQVLMDVALHRLPVTFVLDRAGVTGPDGASHNGMWDGSLGQLVPGLRIAAPRDALRLAELLAEAVDDSTGPTLLRFPKAPAGDEVPGLGRLGGMDVVARPAEGLATDVLLVGAGVMAGVCADAAGRLADQGIGALAVDPRWVKPVDPALTAAARDARLVVTVEDNGIAGGFGDAVARTLRLAGVDTPVIPFALPQEFLDHDTRRDILERAGLTGRDIARSVTEAVSGRGSQDEVVGSR comes from the coding sequence ATGACACTCCTTGATTCACTCCGCGGCCCGCAGGATCTCAAGGGCCTGGGGCCGGAAGAGCTGACCGTCCTGGCCGCGGAGATCAGGGACCGCCTGATCTCGACGGTGTCGGCGAACAGCGGGCACCTCGGCCCGAACCTCGGGGTGGTGGAGCTGACCATCGCGCTGCACCGGGTGTTCGACTCCCCCCGCGATCCGCTGGTCTTCGACACCGGCCACCAGTCGTACGTCCACAAGCTGCTGACCGGCCGCCAGGCCGAGTTCGGCACGCTGCGGCAGCCGGGCGGCATGTCGGGCTACCCGAGCCGGGCCGAGTCGGCGCACGACCACGTGGAGAATTCGCACGCCTCGACGTCGATGTCGTACGCGGACGGGCTGGCGAAGGCCTTCCGGCTGCGCGGCGAGCTGGACAGGACCGCGGTGGCGGTCATCGGCGACGGCGCGCTGACCGGCGGGATGGCCTGGGAGGCGCTGAACAACATCGCGGCGGCCAAGGACAACCGGGTGGTGATCGTCGTCAACGACAACGGCCGCTCGTACGCGCCGACCCACGGCGCCCTCGCCGCGCACCTCGCCCATGTGCGCACCACGCGGCGCTACGAGAGCGTCCTGGACTCGGTCAAGACGACGCTGCCGCGCGCCCCGCTGGTCGGCACCCCGCTGTACGAGACGCTGCACGGCATCAAGAAGGGGATCAAGGACGTACTCCAGCCGCAGGTGATGTTCGAGGACCTGGGCCTGAAGTACGTCGGCCCGATCGACGGCCACGACGAGGCCGGGGTGGAGCGGGCGCTCGCGGACGCGCGGGGCTTCGGCGGGCCGGTCATCGTGCATGTGCTGACCCGCAAGGGATACGGCTACCCGCCCGCCGAGAACAACGACGAGGACCGCCTGCACCAGGTCGCGGCGGGCACCGACCCGCTGACCGGGACGACGGTGAAGGCGGCGGCCAGGACCTGGTCGCACGTCTTCGCGGACGAGATCCTGCGGATCGCGGGGCGGCGCCAGGACGTGGTGGCGATCACCGCCGCGATGCTGCACCCGACCGGGCTCGCGCCCTTCGCGGCGGCGTACCCGGACCGGGTCTTCGACGTCGGGATCGCCGAGCAGCACGCGGTGACCAGCGCCGCCGGGCTGGCCATGGGCGGTATGCACCCGGTGGTGGCGCTCTACTCGACCTTCCTGAACCGCGCGTTCGACCAGGTGCTGATGGATGTGGCGCTGCACCGGCTGCCGGTCACCTTCGTGCTGGACCGGGCCGGCGTGACCGGCCCGGACGGCGCGAGCCACAACGGCATGTGGGACGGCTCGCTCGGCCAGCTCGTACCCGGGCTGCGGATCGCCGCGCCGCGTGACGCGCTGCGGCTGGCCGAGCTGCTCGCCGAGGCGGTGGACGACTCCACCGGGCCGACCCTGCTGCGCTTCCCGAAGGCGCCGGCCGGCGACGAGGTCCCCGGCCTCGGCCGGCTCGGCGGCATGGACGTCGTGGCCCGCCCCGCCGAGGGGTTGGCGACGGATGTGCTGCTGGTCGGCGCCGGGGTGATGGCCGGCGTGTGCGCGGACGCCGCGGGCCGGCTGGCCGACCAGGGCATCGGCGCGCTCGCCGTCGACCCGCGCTGGGTCAAGCCGGTGGACCCGGCGCTGACCGCCGCGGCCCGCGACGCGCGGCTGGTGGTCACCGTCGAGGACAACGGCATCGCCGGCGGCTTCGGCGACGCGGTGGCCCGCACGCTGCGGCTGGCCGGCGTCGACACCCCGGTGATCCCCTTCGCCCTCCCCCAGGAGTTCCTGGACCACGACACCCGGCGCGACATCCTGGAGCGGGCCGGGCTCACCGGCCGGGACATCGCCCGGTCGGTCACCGAGGCGGTCTCGGGGCGCGGGAGCCAGGACGAGGTCGTCGGCTCACGCTGA